Proteins from a single region of Candidatus Methylacidiphilales bacterium:
- a CDS encoding DUF4870 domain-containing protein, protein MTSNPQEKQLGMLCHLLALAGYIIPFGNIIGPLIIWQVKKGESSFVDDQGKESVNFQITVTLAAIVAVILCFLLIGFVLLPVIGIADLIFIIIAALKANEGVAYRYPYTLRLIK, encoded by the coding sequence ATGACAAGCAATCCTCAGGAAAAACAACTCGGTATGCTTTGCCACTTGCTGGCATTGGCAGGCTACATCATCCCGTTCGGCAATATCATCGGGCCATTAATCATCTGGCAGGTGAAAAAGGGCGAGTCATCCTTTGTGGATGATCAGGGTAAGGAATCCGTCAACTTTCAAATCACAGTCACGCTTGCGGCGATTGTCGCAGTGATCCTGTGCTTTTTGCTGATCGGGTTTGTCCTTTTACCAGTGATCGGAATTGCCGACCTGATTTTCATCATCATCGCGGCATTGAAGGCAAACGAAGGCGTGGCCTATCGTTATCCTTACACACTGCGCTTGATCAAATAA